From the genome of Papaver somniferum cultivar HN1 chromosome 2, ASM357369v1, whole genome shotgun sequence, one region includes:
- the LOC113353085 gene encoding axial regulator YABBY 5-like isoform X3: MMSSISSTMSFVNEQICYIPCNFCNIILAVSVPCSSLFETVTVRCGHCANLWSVNMGAVLQSLSLQDLQRIDFPSSSKHNQDIQVMQVTTAAKTEKRIVNQPPEKKHRVPSAYNQFINCCHPFPLVSFREEIQRIKANNPDINHRKAFSTAAKNWAHFPHAHYGLKLESKNNQAKLREESCKMFAAYKSCTILGKN, encoded by the exons ATGATGTCTTCTATCTCTTCGACTATGAGTTTTGTGAATGAGCAAATTTGCTATATCCCCTGTAACTTCTGCAACATCATTCTTGCG GTGAGTGTTCCATGCAGTAGTTTGTTCGAAACGGTGACCGTCAGATGTGGGCATTGCGCAAATTTGTGGTCTGTAAACATGGGAGCTGTTTTACAGTCACTATCGCTACAAGATCTGCAG AGGATTGATTTTCCATCCTCTTCAAAACATAACCAGGATATTCAAGTAATGCAAGTAACTACTGCTGCTAAAACTGAAAAACGGATTGTTAATCAGC CTCCTGAGAAGAAACACAGGGTTCCATCAGCATATAATCAGTTCATAAA TTGTTGCCATCCATTTCCTCTTGTTTCTTTTAGGGAGGAAATACAAAGGATTAAGGCCAATAATCCAGATATCAACCACAGAAAAGCATTCAGTACTGCAGCCAAAAAC TGGGCACATTTTCCCCATGCTCATTACGGGTTGAAGTTGGAGAGCAAGAATAATCAAGCTAAGCTCCGTGAAGAG AGCTGCAAAATGTTCGCTGCATACAAGTCATGTACTATTCTTGGCAAGAACTAA
- the LOC113353085 gene encoding axial regulator YABBY 5-like isoform X5 — translation MMSSISSTMSFVNEQICYIPCNFCNIILAVSVPCSSLFETVTVRCGHCANLWSVNMGAVLQSLSLQDLQDIQVMQVTTAAKTEKRIVNQPPEKKHRVPSAYNQFINCCHPFPLVSFREEIQRIKANNPDINHRKAFSTAAKNWAHFPHAHYGLKLESKNNQAKLREESCKMFAAYKSCTILGKN, via the exons ATGATGTCTTCTATCTCTTCGACTATGAGTTTTGTGAATGAGCAAATTTGCTATATCCCCTGTAACTTCTGCAACATCATTCTTGCG GTGAGTGTTCCATGCAGTAGTTTGTTCGAAACGGTGACCGTCAGATGTGGGCATTGCGCAAATTTGTGGTCTGTAAACATGGGAGCTGTTTTACAGTCACTATCGCTACAAGATCTGCAG GATATTCAAGTAATGCAAGTAACTACTGCTGCTAAAACTGAAAAACGGATTGTTAATCAGC CTCCTGAGAAGAAACACAGGGTTCCATCAGCATATAATCAGTTCATAAA TTGTTGCCATCCATTTCCTCTTGTTTCTTTTAGGGAGGAAATACAAAGGATTAAGGCCAATAATCCAGATATCAACCACAGAAAAGCATTCAGTACTGCAGCCAAAAAC TGGGCACATTTTCCCCATGCTCATTACGGGTTGAAGTTGGAGAGCAAGAATAATCAAGCTAAGCTCCGTGAAGAG AGCTGCAAAATGTTCGCTGCATACAAGTCATGTACTATTCTTGGCAAGAACTAA
- the LOC113353085 gene encoding axial regulator YABBY 5-like isoform X2, translating into MMSSISSTMSFVNEQICYIPCNFCNIILAVSVPCSSLFETVTVRCGHCANLWSVNMGAVLQSLSLQDLQTPNNGDHFQRIDFPSSSKHNQDIQVMQVTTAAKTEKRIVNQPPEKKHRVPSAYNQFINCCHPFPLVSFREEIQRIKANNPDINHRKAFSTAAKNWAHFPHAHYGLKLESKNNQAKLREEGSDFLMKRARLPNEW; encoded by the exons ATGATGTCTTCTATCTCTTCGACTATGAGTTTTGTGAATGAGCAAATTTGCTATATCCCCTGTAACTTCTGCAACATCATTCTTGCG GTGAGTGTTCCATGCAGTAGTTTGTTCGAAACGGTGACCGTCAGATGTGGGCATTGCGCAAATTTGTGGTCTGTAAACATGGGAGCTGTTTTACAGTCACTATCGCTACAAGATCTGCAG ACACCTAACAATGGTGATCATTTTCAGAGGATTGATTTTCCATCCTCTTCAAAACATAACCAGGATATTCAAGTAATGCAAGTAACTACTGCTGCTAAAACTGAAAAACGGATTGTTAATCAGC CTCCTGAGAAGAAACACAGGGTTCCATCAGCATATAATCAGTTCATAAA TTGTTGCCATCCATTTCCTCTTGTTTCTTTTAGGGAGGAAATACAAAGGATTAAGGCCAATAATCCAGATATCAACCACAGAAAAGCATTCAGTACTGCAGCCAAAAAC TGGGCACATTTTCCCCATGCTCATTACGGGTTGAAGTTGGAGAGCAAGAATAATCAAGCTAAGCTCCGTGAAGAG GGATCTGATTTTCTAATGAAAAGGGCCAGATTACCAAATGAATGGTGA
- the LOC113353085 gene encoding axial regulator YABBY 5-like isoform X6 → MMSSISSTMSFVNEQICYIPCNFCNIILAVSVPCSSLFETVTVRCGHCANLWSVNMGAVLQSLSLQDLQDIQVMQVTTAAKTEKRIVNQPPEKKHRVPSAYNQFIKEEIQRIKANNPDINHRKAFSTAAKNWAHFPHAHYGLKLESKNNQAKLREESCKMFAAYKSCTILGKN, encoded by the exons ATGATGTCTTCTATCTCTTCGACTATGAGTTTTGTGAATGAGCAAATTTGCTATATCCCCTGTAACTTCTGCAACATCATTCTTGCG GTGAGTGTTCCATGCAGTAGTTTGTTCGAAACGGTGACCGTCAGATGTGGGCATTGCGCAAATTTGTGGTCTGTAAACATGGGAGCTGTTTTACAGTCACTATCGCTACAAGATCTGCAG GATATTCAAGTAATGCAAGTAACTACTGCTGCTAAAACTGAAAAACGGATTGTTAATCAGC CTCCTGAGAAGAAACACAGGGTTCCATCAGCATATAATCAGTTCATAAA GGAGGAAATACAAAGGATTAAGGCCAATAATCCAGATATCAACCACAGAAAAGCATTCAGTACTGCAGCCAAAAAC TGGGCACATTTTCCCCATGCTCATTACGGGTTGAAGTTGGAGAGCAAGAATAATCAAGCTAAGCTCCGTGAAGAG AGCTGCAAAATGTTCGCTGCATACAAGTCATGTACTATTCTTGGCAAGAACTAA
- the LOC113353085 gene encoding axial regulator YABBY 5-like isoform X4, with protein MMSSISSTMSFVNEQICYIPCNFCNIILAVSVPCSSLFETVTVRCGHCANLWSVNMGAVLQSLSLQDLQTPNNGDHFQRIDFPSSSKHNQDIQVMQVTTAAKTEKRIVNQPPEKKHRVPSAYNQFIKEEIQRIKANNPDINHRKAFSTAAKNWAHFPHAHYGLKLESKNNQAKLREESCKMFAAYKSCTILGKN; from the exons ATGATGTCTTCTATCTCTTCGACTATGAGTTTTGTGAATGAGCAAATTTGCTATATCCCCTGTAACTTCTGCAACATCATTCTTGCG GTGAGTGTTCCATGCAGTAGTTTGTTCGAAACGGTGACCGTCAGATGTGGGCATTGCGCAAATTTGTGGTCTGTAAACATGGGAGCTGTTTTACAGTCACTATCGCTACAAGATCTGCAG ACACCTAACAATGGTGATCATTTTCAGAGGATTGATTTTCCATCCTCTTCAAAACATAACCAGGATATTCAAGTAATGCAAGTAACTACTGCTGCTAAAACTGAAAAACGGATTGTTAATCAGC CTCCTGAGAAGAAACACAGGGTTCCATCAGCATATAATCAGTTCATAAA GGAGGAAATACAAAGGATTAAGGCCAATAATCCAGATATCAACCACAGAAAAGCATTCAGTACTGCAGCCAAAAAC TGGGCACATTTTCCCCATGCTCATTACGGGTTGAAGTTGGAGAGCAAGAATAATCAAGCTAAGCTCCGTGAAGAG AGCTGCAAAATGTTCGCTGCATACAAGTCATGTACTATTCTTGGCAAGAACTAA
- the LOC113353085 gene encoding axial regulator YABBY 5-like isoform X1, with protein sequence MMSSISSTMSFVNEQICYIPCNFCNIILAVSVPCSSLFETVTVRCGHCANLWSVNMGAVLQSLSLQDLQTPNNGDHFQRIDFPSSSKHNQDIQVMQVTTAAKTEKRIVNQPPEKKHRVPSAYNQFINCCHPFPLVSFREEIQRIKANNPDINHRKAFSTAAKNWAHFPHAHYGLKLESKNNQAKLREESCKMFAAYKSCTILGKN encoded by the exons ATGATGTCTTCTATCTCTTCGACTATGAGTTTTGTGAATGAGCAAATTTGCTATATCCCCTGTAACTTCTGCAACATCATTCTTGCG GTGAGTGTTCCATGCAGTAGTTTGTTCGAAACGGTGACCGTCAGATGTGGGCATTGCGCAAATTTGTGGTCTGTAAACATGGGAGCTGTTTTACAGTCACTATCGCTACAAGATCTGCAG ACACCTAACAATGGTGATCATTTTCAGAGGATTGATTTTCCATCCTCTTCAAAACATAACCAGGATATTCAAGTAATGCAAGTAACTACTGCTGCTAAAACTGAAAAACGGATTGTTAATCAGC CTCCTGAGAAGAAACACAGGGTTCCATCAGCATATAATCAGTTCATAAA TTGTTGCCATCCATTTCCTCTTGTTTCTTTTAGGGAGGAAATACAAAGGATTAAGGCCAATAATCCAGATATCAACCACAGAAAAGCATTCAGTACTGCAGCCAAAAAC TGGGCACATTTTCCCCATGCTCATTACGGGTTGAAGTTGGAGAGCAAGAATAATCAAGCTAAGCTCCGTGAAGAG AGCTGCAAAATGTTCGCTGCATACAAGTCATGTACTATTCTTGGCAAGAACTAA